A region from the Bactrocera dorsalis isolate Fly_Bdor chromosome 1, ASM2337382v1, whole genome shotgun sequence genome encodes:
- the LOC125780358 gene encoding uncharacterized protein LOC125780358 — MASIKKKINNFCATATQKWNKNQRCAKRFENNESLWLSNVTEFKISESDIANKRGRPHVGYSEGSARQKRKLASEVSSVQGHDTKLLVHAASISTYASKANDLNFVLKEAASSPSRATKMRKTLTSNDKKPLPLSPEEALLFLIENNLTKQQYINIRAMSKSRNCDIYPHYQKIQECKLQCRPDGLSVTESSAQIPLQSLVNHTATRILSYQEEVLMQIEELNDVRLVLSYGFDGSTGQSSLKQIFSSNTPESLDNSLFVTSIIPLKLITSHHETVWINRTPQSVRFCRPLKIEFIKETKEHILKEKNNLDMQIKNLEPLEYFLNGRKISVKYEFIMTLIDGKVLNVLTETKSSQSCPICSGNPKQFLSIKDLSSLVFQPKPNSLKYGISPLHAWIRCLEFVLNLSYRLHIKKWQIRNAEDKLLMQQRKSEIQQQFWEKMGLHVHKPKSNGSGSTNDGNTTRKAFSNLELFASITNVNIEFLKHLQVILIAISCNFELSVENLKSFCYRTAEIYFE, encoded by the coding sequence ATGGCAtcaatcaaaaagaaaattaacaatttttgtgcaaCTGCTACCCAAAAGTGGAACAAGAACCAAAGATGTGCGAAGAGATTTGAGAACAACGAAAGTTTATGGCTATCAAATGtaactgaatttaaaatttctgagaGTGATATCGCAAACAAAAGAGGCCGCCCTCATGTTGGATACAGCGAGGGAAGTGCGAGGCAAAAACGAAAACTTGCTTCCGAAGTATCGTCCGTACAGGGTCACGATACCAAATTATTGGTCCATGCTGCTTCAATATCAACTTATGCATCAAAAGCAAATGatttaaactttgttttaaaGGAAGCAGCTTCATCTCCATCTAGGGCtacaaaaatgagaaaaactTTAACCTCCAATGACAAAAAACCTTTACCACTATCCCCCGAGGAAGCATTACtatttttgatagaaaataatttaacaaagcaACAGTACATAAACATTCGGGCAATGAGCAAGTCACGAAACTGTGATATTTATCCACATTACCAAAAAATTCAAGAGTGCAAACTGCAATGCCGACCTGATGGACTATCGGTAACGGAATCATCAGCACAAATTCCTCTGCAGAGCTTGGTTAACCATACAGCAACAAGAATTTTGTCATACCAAGAAGAAGTTTTGATGCAAATAGAAGAGTTGAATGATGTCAGATTGGTTTTAAGTTATGGCTTCGACGGTTCCACAGGACAAAGttctttaaaacaaatattcagCAGCAATACCCCAGAAAGTTTAGATAACTCGCTATTTGTGACATCAATTATACCACTAAAATTAATCACGTCGCATCATGAAACCGTTTGGATTAATCGTACACCTCAATCTGTTCGTTTTTGCCGACcacttaaaattgaatttattaaggAAACGAAGGaacatattttgaaagaaaaaaacaatctggatatgcaaataaaaaaccttGAGCccttagaatattttttaaatggtagaaaaatatcagtaaaatatgaatttataatGACTTTAATTGATGGAAAAGTTTTGAACGTACTTACGGAAACAAAGTCTTCTCAGTCGTGCCCAATATGTAGTGGAAATCCGAAGCAGTTTTTGTcaataaaagatttaagctCATTAGTGTTTCAGCCAAAaccaaattcattaaaatatggcATAAGCCCATTACACGCTTGGATTCGATGCCTAGAATTTGTTCTGAATCTTTCATATAGacttcatattaaaaaatggcaaattcgAAATGCTGAGGACAAATTACTAATGCAAcaaagaaaaagtgaaattcaacaacaattctGGGAGAAAATGGGTCTTCATGTCCATAAACCGAAAAGTAATGGAAGTGGATCAACAAACGACGGCAATACTACGCGAAAAGCATTTTCAAATCTAgaattatttgcttcaataacaAACGTTAACATCgagtttttaaaacatttacaagTCATACTAATTGCAATTTCTTGTAATTTTGAGTTAAGTGTCGAAAACTTGAAGAGTTTTTGTTATAGAACTGccgaaatatattttgaataa